In the genome of Pseudomonas sp. HS6, one region contains:
- the pstA gene encoding phosphate ABC transporter permease PstA encodes MKQNSLNGWFKSGAPGVWISGGAVSIAVIMTIGLLAVIAVRGLGHFWPADLVHASYDVPGQANHLVIGEVVQKEEVPRARLKSAGLPVPDVGPEFMTRELIKVGNRDLNGNDFTWIVGEWLTNQTTPPELMAIERREWGNFYGYLVNVKQDGKVIAEGEAAWPELQARINRVNGLAAQLKSLEKTDIGAINAGLERIRLHGRKLELEGKLDATAQADMDAERAELNARYQDVEARLADLHAQFNRDALTARDANGKEIEIGLGKVVHAYQPNAMSTFTKVGFYFSKIWEFLSDDPREANTEGGIFPAIFGTVMMTLIMAMIVTPFGVLAAVYLREYAKQNALTRIIRIAVNNLAGVPAIVYGVFGLGFFVYVLGGSVDRLFFPEALPAPTFGTPGLLWASLTLALLAVPVVIVATEEGLARIPRTVREGSLALGATKAETLWKIVIPMASPAMMTGMILAVARAAGEVAPLMLVGVVKLAPSLPVDGNYPYLHLDQKIMHLGFHIYDVGFQSPNVEAARPLVYATALLLVLVIAVLNLSAVWIRNHLREKYKALDS; translated from the coding sequence GTGAAACAGAACTCCCTGAATGGATGGTTCAAGAGCGGCGCCCCGGGCGTCTGGATCAGCGGTGGCGCGGTGTCCATCGCGGTCATCATGACCATTGGCCTGCTGGCGGTGATTGCCGTGCGCGGTCTGGGTCACTTCTGGCCGGCGGATCTGGTGCATGCCAGCTACGACGTGCCGGGCCAGGCCAATCACCTGGTCATCGGCGAAGTGGTGCAGAAAGAAGAAGTGCCGCGCGCACGTCTGAAGAGCGCCGGTCTGCCGGTGCCTGACGTCGGCCCGGAATTCATGACTCGCGAGCTGATCAAGGTCGGCAACCGTGACCTGAACGGCAACGACTTCACCTGGATCGTTGGCGAGTGGCTGACCAACCAGACCACGCCGCCAGAGTTGATGGCGATCGAGCGTCGCGAGTGGGGCAACTTCTACGGCTACCTGGTCAACGTCAAACAGGACGGTAAGGTCATCGCCGAAGGCGAAGCCGCCTGGCCTGAGCTGCAAGCGCGGATCAACCGTGTGAACGGCCTCGCTGCACAGTTGAAGTCGCTGGAAAAAACCGATATCGGCGCGATCAACGCCGGTCTCGAGCGCATCCGTCTGCACGGTCGCAAACTGGAGCTGGAGGGCAAGCTCGACGCCACCGCGCAAGCGGACATGGACGCCGAGCGTGCCGAGCTGAACGCCCGCTATCAAGACGTTGAAGCTCGTCTGGCCGATCTGCACGCGCAGTTCAACCGTGACGCCTTGACCGCTCGCGATGCCAACGGCAAGGAAATCGAAATCGGTCTGGGCAAAGTGGTTCACGCCTACCAGCCGAACGCCATGAGCACCTTCACTAAGGTCGGTTTCTACTTCAGCAAGATCTGGGAGTTCCTGTCCGACGATCCGCGCGAAGCGAACACCGAAGGCGGGATCTTTCCGGCGATCTTCGGCACCGTGATGATGACCCTGATCATGGCGATGATCGTGACCCCGTTCGGCGTGCTGGCGGCGGTGTACCTGCGTGAATACGCCAAGCAGAACGCCCTGACCCGGATCATCCGGATCGCGGTGAACAACCTCGCGGGTGTTCCGGCGATCGTTTACGGCGTGTTCGGTCTGGGCTTCTTCGTCTACGTGCTGGGTGGTTCGGTTGACCGCTTGTTCTTCCCGGAAGCACTGCCGGCACCGACCTTCGGTACGCCGGGTCTGCTCTGGGCTTCGTTGACCCTGGCGCTGCTGGCGGTGCCGGTGGTGATCGTGGCGACCGAAGAAGGCCTGGCGCGGATTCCTCGCACCGTGCGTGAGGGCTCGCTGGCCCTCGGCGCGACCAAGGCTGAAACCCTGTGGAAGATCGTGATCCCGATGGCCAGCCCGGCCATGATGACCGGCATGATCCTCGCCGTGGCTCGCGCCGCCGGTGAAGTGGCGCCGCTGATGCTGGTGGGTGTGGTGAAACTGGCGCCGTCGCTGCCGGTGGATGGCAACTACCCGTACCTGCACCTGGACCAGAAGATCATGCACTTGGGCTTCCATATTTATGACGTCGGCTTCCAGAGCCCGAACGTCGAAGCCGCACGACCGCTGGTGTACGCCACCGCGTTGCTGCTGGTACTGGTGATTGCCGTGCTCAACCTGTCGGCAGTGTGGATTCGTAACCACCTGCGCGAGAAGTACAAGGCGCTGGACAGCTGA
- a CDS encoding phosphate ABC transporter substrate-binding protein PstS, with translation MKLKRLMAAMTFVAAGVATANAFAAVDPSIPSYTKTTGVSGNLSSVGSDTLANLMTLWAENYKKEYPNVNIQIQAAGSATAPPALTEGTSNLGPMSRKMKDTELAAFEQKYGYKPTAIPVAVDALAVFVHKDNPIQHLTMEQVDAIFSSTRLCGAKADVKTWGDLGVTGDLANKPVQLFGRNSVSGTYGYFKEEALCKGDYKPNVNEQPGSASVVQSISSSLNGIGYSGIGYKTASVKTVALSKKGSTDFIEDTEENALNGKYPLSRFLYVYVNKAPNKPLAPLEAEFVKLVLSKQGQEVVVKDGYIPLPAKVAAKALADLGLQEGGAEVAKK, from the coding sequence ATGAAACTGAAGCGTTTGATGGCGGCAATGACTTTTGTCGCTGCTGGCGTTGCGACCGCCAACGCGTTCGCCGCTGTTGACCCGTCGATCCCGAGCTACACCAAGACCACTGGTGTGTCGGGCAACTTGTCCAGCGTCGGCTCCGATACTCTGGCCAACCTCATGACCTTGTGGGCCGAGAACTACAAAAAAGAATACCCGAACGTAAACATCCAGATTCAGGCCGCTGGCTCCGCCACCGCGCCACCTGCGCTGACTGAAGGCACCTCCAACCTGGGCCCGATGAGCCGCAAGATGAAGGACACCGAACTGGCGGCCTTCGAACAGAAATACGGCTACAAGCCAACCGCTATCCCGGTTGCCGTGGACGCCCTGGCTGTATTCGTGCACAAGGACAACCCGATCCAGCACCTGACCATGGAACAGGTTGACGCGATCTTCTCGTCCACCCGTCTGTGCGGCGCCAAAGCCGACGTGAAAACCTGGGGCGACCTGGGCGTGACCGGCGACCTGGCCAACAAGCCGGTTCAACTGTTCGGTCGCAACTCGGTATCCGGCACCTACGGCTACTTCAAGGAAGAAGCCCTGTGCAAAGGCGACTACAAGCCTAACGTCAACGAACAACCAGGCTCGGCTTCGGTCGTGCAGTCGATCAGCTCCTCGCTGAACGGCATCGGTTACTCGGGCATCGGCTACAAGACCGCCAGCGTGAAAACCGTTGCTCTGTCGAAGAAAGGCAGCACTGACTTCATCGAAGACACCGAAGAAAACGCCCTGAACGGCAAGTACCCGCTGTCCCGTTTCCTGTACGTGTACGTCAACAAAGCCCCGAACAAGCCTCTGGCCCCGCTGGAAGCCGAGTTCGTGAAACTGGTTCTGTCGAAACAGGGCCAGGAAGTGGTAGTGAAAGACGGCTACATCCCACTGCCAGCCAAGGTTGCTGCAAAAGCACTGGCTGACCTGGGTCTGCAGGAAGGCGGCGCTGAAGTCGCAAAGAAGTAA
- the phoU gene encoding phosphate signaling complex protein PhoU, with protein MISKEGLTHHISAQFNAELEEVRSHLLAMGGLVEKQVNDAVTALIEADSGLAQQVREIDDQINQMERNIDEECLRILARRQPAASDLRLIISISKSVIDLERIGDEATKIARRAIQLCEEGEAPRGYVEVRHIGDQVRNMVRDALDAFARFDADLALSVAQYDKIIDREYKTALRELATYMMEDPRSISRVLSIIWVLRSLERIGDHARNISELVIYLVRGTDVRHMGLKRMKEEVEGTSGETANVPGDADDK; from the coding sequence ATGATTAGTAAAGAAGGCCTTACCCACCACATTTCCGCGCAGTTCAACGCCGAACTGGAAGAAGTGCGCAGCCACCTCCTGGCCATGGGCGGGCTGGTCGAGAAGCAGGTCAACGACGCGGTCACCGCGCTGATCGAGGCCGACTCAGGTCTGGCCCAGCAAGTGCGCGAGATCGACGACCAGATCAACCAGATGGAACGCAACATCGACGAAGAATGCCTGCGCATTCTGGCCCGTCGTCAGCCAGCGGCGTCCGACCTGCGTCTGATCATCAGCATTTCCAAGTCGGTGATCGACCTTGAGCGCATCGGCGACGAAGCGACCAAGATCGCCCGTCGTGCGATTCAGCTGTGCGAAGAAGGCGAAGCGCCGCGTGGTTACGTCGAAGTGCGTCACATCGGCGACCAGGTGCGCAACATGGTCCGCGATGCGCTGGACGCCTTTGCCCGTTTCGATGCCGATCTGGCGTTGTCGGTGGCGCAGTACGACAAGATCATCGACCGCGAATACAAGACCGCCCTGCGCGAGCTGGCGACCTACATGATGGAAGACCCACGCTCTATCTCGCGGGTCTTGAGCATTATCTGGGTGCTGCGTTCGCTGGAGCGGATCGGCGATCACGCGCGCAACATTTCGGAGCTGGTGATTTACCTGGTGCGCGGCACCGACGTGCGCCACATGGGCCTCAAGCGCATGAAGGAAGAAGTTGAAGGAACAAGTGGTGAAACCGCTAATGTTCCGGGCGATGCGGACGATAAGTAA
- a CDS encoding DUF3299 domain-containing protein, producing the protein MRRLLLTLLLLGSGLAHAGELPETDWLELMPKSDQKALEAMPEIDHNSPEATGTFTEKGGMKQAKGLPAVMYSTKTVASMNDKHIRIGGYPVPLESDAKGRSTLFFLVPYPGACIHVPPPPPNQLVLVRYPKGLKLDDIYTPLWVTGTLKVEKVSNDLADAAYALEADKVRVVQEKDL; encoded by the coding sequence ATGCGCCGTCTTCTGTTGACTCTCCTTTTGCTGGGCAGCGGTCTGGCCCACGCCGGCGAACTGCCGGAAACCGACTGGCTGGAACTGATGCCCAAGTCGGATCAGAAAGCCCTCGAGGCCATGCCTGAGATCGACCACAACTCCCCGGAAGCCACCGGCACCTTCACCGAGAAGGGCGGGATGAAACAGGCCAAGGGCCTGCCGGCGGTGATGTATTCGACCAAGACTGTGGCGTCGATGAACGACAAACACATCCGCATCGGTGGTTATCCGGTGCCGCTGGAGTCCGATGCCAAGGGCCGCAGCACGCTGTTCTTCCTGGTGCCGTACCCGGGCGCGTGCATCCACGTGCCGCCACCGCCGCCGAATCAACTGGTGCTGGTGCGTTATCCAAAAGGCTTGAAGCTGGATGACATCTACACGCCGCTGTGGGTGACCGGCACGCTGAAAGTTGAAAAGGTCAGCAACGACCTGGCCGATGCGGCGTATGCGCTGGAAGCGGACAAGGTGCGGGTGGTGCAGGAAAAGGATCTGTAA
- a CDS encoding response regulator yields the protein MSKISVLVVDDASFIRDLVKKCLRNYFPGIRTEDAVNGKKAQAMLAKEAFDLVLCDWEMPEMSGLELLTWCREQDNLKTMPFVMVTSRGDKENVVQAIQAGVSGYVSKPFTNEQLLTKVKQALNKVGKLDTLMNSAPTKMNSAFGNDSLSALTGGKAAVIGSAPAAAAVNPFAKPAAAAPAPAAAPQRGLLNSPPVKAPAASAAPASGRGQGQLRLPSGTQQCVIKALSIKEALLVVKRTDTLPQILDSAVLDLEQGDNAEIARLNGYLHAIVAHEQKADSDWLQLTFRFVDQDAQKLDYISRLIARGTAQKHFVPGA from the coding sequence ATGAGCAAGATCAGTGTGTTGGTCGTGGACGATGCATCGTTCATTCGTGACCTGGTGAAAAAGTGCCTGCGTAATTACTTCCCGGGGATCCGCACCGAGGACGCCGTCAACGGTAAAAAGGCTCAGGCCATGCTGGCCAAGGAAGCGTTCGACCTGGTCCTGTGCGACTGGGAAATGCCGGAAATGTCCGGCCTCGAACTGCTGACCTGGTGCCGTGAGCAAGACAATCTCAAAACCATGCCGTTCGTCATGGTCACCAGCCGTGGCGACAAGGAAAACGTGGTCCAGGCGATTCAGGCCGGCGTTTCCGGCTACGTCAGCAAACCGTTCACCAACGAGCAACTGCTGACCAAGGTCAAGCAGGCCCTGAACAAGGTCGGCAAGCTCGACACCCTGATGAACAGCGCCCCGACCAAGATGAACTCGGCGTTCGGCAACGACTCCCTGAGCGCGTTGACGGGCGGCAAGGCCGCGGTCATCGGTTCCGCACCGGCAGCTGCGGCGGTGAATCCGTTTGCCAAGCCTGCTGCAGCGGCCCCGGCCCCGGCCGCCGCGCCACAGCGCGGTCTGCTCAACAGTCCGCCCGTGAAAGCCCCGGCAGCCTCCGCCGCTCCGGCCAGTGGTCGTGGCCAAGGCCAACTGCGCCTGCCAAGCGGTACCCAGCAATGTGTGATCAAGGCCCTGAGCATCAAGGAAGCGCTGCTGGTGGTAAAACGCACCGACACCCTGCCGCAGATCCTCGACAGCGCCGTGCTCGATCTGGAGCAGGGCGACAACGCCGAAATCGCCCGCCTCAACGGTTATCTGCACGCCATCGTGGCGCATGAGCAGAAAGCCGACAGCGACTGGCTGCAACTGACCTTCCGTTTCGTCGACCAGGACGCGCAGAAGCTCGACTACATTTCCCGCCTGATCGCCCGCGGCACGGCGCAGAAGCACTTCGTTCCAGGCGCGTAA
- a CDS encoding GlsB/YeaQ/YmgE family stress response membrane protein encodes MGIIGTIFIGLIVGLLARFLKPGDDSMGWIMTILLGIGGSLAATYGGQALGIYQAGQGAGFIGALVGAIILLVIYGLIKKN; translated from the coding sequence ATGGGAATTATCGGAACCATCTTTATCGGCCTCATCGTCGGCCTGCTGGCGCGGTTCCTGAAACCGGGCGATGACAGCATGGGCTGGATCATGACCATCCTGCTGGGTATCGGCGGTTCGCTGGCAGCCACTTACGGCGGCCAGGCCCTGGGCATCTATCAGGCGGGGCAGGGCGCAGGCTTCATCGGTGCGCTGGTGGGCGCCATCATCCTGCTGGTGATCTACGGTCTGATCAAAAAGAACTGA
- a CDS encoding D-hexose-6-phosphate mutarotase, with amino-acid sequence MNTPNVEAVKLDELNCWRIRHGQAEVLVAQQGAHILSYQVDGQPPLIWLNDKAVFKTGKSIRAGVPVCWPWFGVFARNPQSVQAMRVSKEPAAAHGFVRAMDWELGGIEIEGESLKVEFKLPYPEGGFPGWPHQVDLTLTLRLDDQLHISLTSHNRGADTVSISQALHSYFAVSDVRNVRVEGVDGLDYIETLDNWKTHTQQGDLRFAGETDRIYLDAPPQLSIVDPAWERRIVLTATGSRTAVIWNPWIDRAAAFSDMDNDGWQRMLCIETANVMDDVVTLAPDANHTMGVSVGSQPL; translated from the coding sequence ATGAACACGCCCAACGTTGAAGCCGTGAAACTGGATGAACTGAACTGCTGGCGCATCCGCCACGGTCAGGCCGAAGTGCTGGTCGCCCAGCAAGGCGCGCATATCCTCAGTTATCAGGTGGACGGCCAGCCGCCGCTGATCTGGCTGAACGACAAGGCCGTGTTCAAGACCGGCAAGAGCATCCGCGCCGGCGTGCCGGTGTGCTGGCCGTGGTTCGGCGTCTTTGCCCGTAACCCGCAGAGCGTGCAGGCGATGCGCGTCAGCAAAGAGCCGGCCGCCGCTCACGGGTTTGTCCGGGCGATGGATTGGGAACTGGGCGGTATCGAAATCGAGGGCGAAAGCCTGAAAGTGGAGTTCAAGCTGCCCTACCCGGAAGGTGGTTTCCCGGGTTGGCCGCATCAGGTCGATCTGACCCTGACCCTGCGCCTCGACGATCAACTGCACATCAGCCTGACCAGCCACAACCGTGGCGCCGACACCGTCAGCATCAGCCAGGCGTTGCACAGCTATTTCGCCGTCAGCGATGTGCGCAACGTGCGGGTCGAAGGCGTGGATGGCCTGGATTACATCGAGACGCTGGATAACTGGAAGACTCACACCCAGCAAGGCGACCTGCGCTTCGCAGGGGAAACCGACCGCATCTACCTCGATGCTCCGCCGCAACTGAGCATCGTCGACCCAGCCTGGGAGCGACGCATCGTGCTGACCGCTACCGGTTCACGCACAGCGGTGATCTGGAACCCGTGGATCGACCGCGCCGCCGCGTTCAGCGATATGGACAACGATGGCTGGCAGCGCATGCTGTGCATCGAGACGGCGAATGTGATGGACGATGTGGTGACCCTGGCACCAGATGCCAACCACACCATGGGTGTCAGCGTCGGCAGCCAGCCACTCTGA
- a CDS encoding ABC transporter permease subunit — translation MQDAGKPLMISLEEQNQVAMRVSDKGQALFFDIDSGAELKRVDLPVPAGTSVTSIGEDQPGHPLVAVGLSNGQALVFRHTYKVSYPDGKKTITPAVEFPYGEAPIALNESGGALEHVSLNATDTTLMLVGSTGSQLNVLSLTSEENMMTGEVTNEQKRIDLPQMTEPVKNIFVDPRQQWLYVINGRAQADVFSLRDKSLNGRYKLLENGEAEVTASTQLVGGISLIVGDSTGGLAQWFMARDTDGELRLKQIRTFQMGKTPIVEITAEERRKGFLALDASGKLGVFHSTAHRTLLVDQVVEGQGLFGLSPRANRVIVEAGGKLQPLLLDNPHPEVSWSALWSKVWYENYDEPKYVWQSTAANTDFEPKLSLSPLTFGTLKAAFYAMLLAAPLAVAAAIYTAYFMAPGMRRKVKPVIELMEAMPTVILGFFAGLFLAPYVEGHLPGIFSLLMLLPIGILVAGFTFSRLPESIRLKVPDGWESALLIPVILFVGWLSLYMSPFMENWFFGGDMRMWISHDLGITYDQRNALVVGLAMGFAVIPNIYSIAEDAVFSVPRGLTLGSLALGATPWQTMTRVVILTASPGIFSALMIGMGRAVGETMIVLMATGNTPVMEMNLFEGLRTLAANVAVEMPESEVGGSHYRVLFLSALVLLLFTFVMNTLAELIRQRLRKKYSSL, via the coding sequence ATGCAGGACGCCGGCAAGCCGCTGATGATTTCGCTCGAAGAGCAGAATCAGGTGGCCATGCGCGTTTCCGACAAGGGCCAGGCGTTGTTCTTCGACATCGACAGTGGCGCTGAATTGAAGCGCGTCGATCTGCCGGTTCCGGCAGGCACCAGTGTGACCTCCATCGGCGAAGACCAGCCAGGTCATCCGCTGGTGGCCGTGGGCCTGTCCAACGGTCAGGCGCTGGTGTTCCGTCATACCTATAAAGTCAGCTATCCGGATGGCAAGAAAACCATCACCCCGGCGGTCGAGTTCCCGTACGGCGAGGCGCCGATTGCGCTGAACGAGAGCGGCGGAGCGCTGGAGCACGTCAGCCTCAACGCCACCGACACGACCCTGATGCTGGTCGGTTCCACCGGTTCGCAACTCAATGTGTTGTCGCTGACCAGCGAAGAAAACATGATGACCGGCGAAGTCACTAACGAGCAGAAGCGTATCGATCTGCCGCAGATGACTGAACCGGTGAAAAACATCTTCGTCGACCCGCGTCAGCAATGGCTCTACGTGATCAACGGCCGTGCCCAGGCCGACGTATTCAGCCTGCGCGACAAGAGTCTCAACGGTCGCTACAAACTGCTGGAAAACGGCGAAGCCGAAGTCACCGCATCCACCCAACTGGTGGGCGGTATCTCGCTGATCGTCGGTGACTCCACCGGTGGCCTGGCTCAGTGGTTCATGGCCCGTGACACCGATGGCGAGCTGCGCCTGAAGCAGATCCGTACCTTCCAGATGGGCAAGACGCCGATCGTTGAAATCACCGCGGAAGAACGTCGCAAGGGCTTCCTGGCCCTGGATGCCAGCGGCAAACTCGGCGTGTTCCACAGCACCGCGCATCGCACCTTGCTGGTCGATCAGGTGGTAGAAGGCCAGGGTCTGTTCGGTCTGTCGCCACGCGCCAACCGTGTGATCGTCGAGGCCGGCGGCAAGCTGCAACCGCTGCTGCTCGACAACCCGCACCCGGAAGTCTCGTGGAGCGCGCTGTGGAGCAAGGTCTGGTACGAGAACTACGACGAGCCTAAATACGTCTGGCAATCGACCGCCGCCAACACCGATTTCGAACCGAAACTGAGCCTGTCGCCACTGACCTTCGGCACCCTGAAAGCCGCGTTCTACGCGATGCTGCTGGCCGCGCCACTGGCCGTTGCCGCTGCGATCTACACCGCGTATTTCATGGCCCCGGGCATGCGCCGCAAGGTCAAACCGGTGATCGAGCTGATGGAGGCGATGCCGACGGTGATCCTCGGCTTCTTCGCCGGCCTGTTCCTCGCACCGTATGTGGAAGGGCATCTGCCGGGCATCTTCAGCCTGCTGATGCTGCTGCCGATCGGCATCCTGGTCGCCGGTTTCACTTTCAGTCGCCTGCCTGAATCGATCCGCCTGAAAGTCCCGGACGGTTGGGAAAGTGCACTGCTGATCCCGGTGATCCTGTTCGTGGGCTGGCTGTCGCTGTACATGAGCCCGTTCATGGAGAACTGGTTCTTCGGCGGTGACATGCGCATGTGGATCTCCCACGACCTGGGCATCACCTACGACCAGCGCAACGCACTGGTGGTCGGCCTGGCCATGGGCTTCGCGGTGATCCCGAACATCTACTCGATCGCCGAAGACGCCGTGTTCAGCGTGCCGCGCGGCCTGACCCTGGGCTCGCTGGCCCTCGGTGCCACGCCGTGGCAGACCATGACTCGCGTGGTGATCCTGACCGCCAGCCCGGGCATTTTCTCGGCGCTGATGATCGGCATGGGCCGTGCGGTCGGTGAAACCATGATCGTGCTGATGGCCACCGGCAATACCCCGGTCATGGAAATGAACCTGTTCGAAGGCCTGCGCACCCTGGCCGCCAACGTCGCGGTGGAAATGCCGGAGTCGGAAGTCGGCGGCAGCCACTACCGCGTGCTGTTCCTCTCGGCGCTGGTGCTGCTGTTGTTCACCTTCGTCATGAACACCCTCGCGGAACTGATTCGTCAGCGTCTGCGCAAGAAATACTCGTCGCTTTAA
- a CDS encoding acyl-CoA thioesterase, producing the protein MIELEQEDPIPQGDLALQITALPRETNGFGDIFGGWLVAQMDLAGTAMASRVAGGRVATVAIDRMAFLVPVAVGAQLSFYTQTLEIGRSSIQMMVEVWSDDPLSSEWRKVTEAVFVFVAIDGSGRTRSVPPRAR; encoded by the coding sequence ATGATAGAGCTCGAACAAGAAGATCCGATCCCGCAAGGCGACCTGGCCCTGCAAATCACCGCGCTTCCCCGCGAAACCAACGGCTTCGGCGATATTTTCGGCGGCTGGCTGGTGGCGCAGATGGACCTGGCCGGCACTGCGATGGCCAGCCGCGTCGCCGGTGGCCGTGTCGCGACCGTTGCCATCGATCGCATGGCGTTTCTGGTGCCGGTGGCTGTCGGCGCGCAATTGTCCTTTTACACCCAGACTCTGGAAATCGGCCGCAGCTCGATCCAGATGATGGTCGAAGTATGGAGCGACGATCCGCTGTCCAGCGAGTGGCGTAAAGTGACCGAAGCGGTGTTCGTGTTCGTTGCCATCGATGGCAGTGGTCGCACTCGCTCCGTTCCACCACGCGCACGTTAA
- the pstB gene encoding phosphate ABC transporter ATP-binding protein PstB: MQHETHTHGINMSALGRDKQSLNLEQETVAIEVPGLSLFYGEKQALYDVSMNIPKQRVTAFIGPSGCGKSTLLRTFNRMNDLVDGCRVEGAINLYGNNIYRKGEDVAELRRRVGMVFQKPNPFPKTIYENVVYGLRIQGINKKRILDEAVEWALKGAALWDEVKDRLHDSALGLSGGQQQRLVIARTIAVEPEVLLLDEPCSALDPISTLKVEELIYELKSKFTIVIVTHNMQQAARVSDYTAFMYMGKLVEFGDTDTLFTNPAKKQTEDYITGRYG; the protein is encoded by the coding sequence ATGCAGCACGAAACACATACCCACGGCATCAACATGTCGGCCCTGGGCCGCGACAAGCAGAGCCTGAACCTCGAGCAGGAAACGGTGGCCATCGAAGTGCCGGGCCTGAGCCTGTTCTACGGCGAGAAACAAGCGCTGTACGACGTCAGCATGAACATCCCGAAACAGCGCGTGACCGCCTTCATCGGCCCGTCCGGCTGCGGCAAGTCCACGCTGCTGCGTACCTTCAACCGCATGAATGACCTGGTGGATGGCTGCCGCGTCGAAGGCGCGATCAACCTGTACGGCAACAACATCTACCGCAAGGGCGAAGACGTGGCCGAACTGCGTCGCCGGGTCGGCATGGTGTTCCAGAAGCCGAACCCGTTCCCGAAGACCATCTACGAAAACGTGGTCTACGGCCTGCGCATCCAGGGTATCAACAAGAAGCGCATCCTCGACGAAGCCGTCGAGTGGGCGTTGAAAGGCGCAGCCCTGTGGGACGAAGTGAAAGACCGTCTGCATGACTCGGCACTCGGCCTGTCAGGTGGTCAGCAACAGCGTCTGGTGATTGCCCGTACCATCGCCGTGGAGCCGGAAGTGCTGCTGCTCGACGAACCGTGCTCGGCCCTCGACCCGATCTCGACCCTGAAAGTCGAAGAGCTGATCTACGAGCTCAAGTCCAAGTTCACCATCGTCATCGTGACCCACAACATGCAGCAGGCGGCGCGGGTGTCCGACTACACGGCGTTCATGTACATGGGCAAACTGGTGGAATTCGGCGACACCGATACGCTGTTCACCAATCCGGCCAAGAAGCAGACCGAAGACTACATCACCGGTCGTTACGGCTGA
- a CDS encoding MFS transporter: MTTAPSSLAQPDQPARPLTRNDYKTLSLSALGGALEFYDFIIFVFFATVVGKLFFPADMPEWLRLMQTFGIFAAGYLARPLGGIVMAHFGDLLGRKKMFTLSIFMMAVPTLIMGLLPTYAQIGMWAPILLLLMRVIQGAAIGGEVPGAWVFVSEHVPGKHIGYACGTLTSGLTAGILLGSLVATAINSIYTPVEVADYAWRIPFLLGGVFGLFSVYLRRWLHETPVFAELQQRKALAEEVPLRAVLRDHRGAIAISMLLTWLLSAGIVVVILMTPTVLQTVYHFSPTTALQSNSLAIVFLSLGCIISGALADRFGAGRVFVFGCLGLLISSWTFYHSLADHPNWLFPLYALTGFLVGTIGAVPYVMVKAFPPVVRFSGLSFSYNVAYAIFGGLTPMVVSLLLKESAMGPAYYVAVLCGMGILVGAWLWSKGR; encoded by the coding sequence ATGACCACAGCGCCCTCGAGCCTCGCGCAGCCCGACCAACCCGCACGACCGTTGACCCGCAATGACTACAAGACTCTGTCGCTATCGGCCCTGGGGGGCGCGCTGGAGTTTTACGATTTCATCATCTTCGTGTTCTTTGCCACCGTGGTCGGCAAGTTGTTCTTCCCGGCCGACATGCCCGAGTGGCTGCGCCTGATGCAGACCTTCGGCATCTTCGCCGCCGGTTACCTTGCGCGGCCGCTGGGCGGGATCGTTATGGCGCACTTCGGCGACCTGCTGGGGCGCAAGAAGATGTTCACCCTGAGCATCTTCATGATGGCGGTGCCGACCCTGATCATGGGCCTGCTACCGACCTACGCACAGATCGGCATGTGGGCGCCGATCCTGCTGCTGCTGATGCGCGTCATCCAGGGTGCGGCGATTGGCGGCGAAGTGCCGGGGGCGTGGGTCTTCGTTTCCGAACACGTGCCTGGAAAGCACATCGGTTACGCCTGCGGGACCCTGACCAGCGGCCTGACCGCTGGCATCCTGCTGGGTTCGCTGGTCGCCACTGCGATCAACAGCATCTATACGCCAGTGGAAGTCGCGGATTACGCCTGGCGGATTCCATTCCTGCTCGGCGGCGTGTTCGGCCTGTTCTCGGTCTACCTGCGCCGCTGGCTGCACGAAACCCCGGTGTTCGCCGAACTGCAACAGCGCAAGGCCTTGGCCGAAGAAGTGCCATTGCGCGCGGTACTGCGTGACCATCGCGGCGCGATCGCCATCTCGATGCTGCTGACCTGGCTGCTGTCCGCCGGCATCGTCGTGGTGATCCTGATGACCCCGACTGTGCTGCAGACGGTCTATCACTTCTCGCCGACCACCGCGCTGCAATCCAACAGCCTGGCGATCGTGTTCCTGAGCCTGGGCTGCATCATTTCCGGCGCGCTGGCGGATCGCTTTGGTGCCGGCCGCGTGTTTGTGTTCGGTTGCCTGGGGCTGCTGATCAGCTCCTGGACCTTCTATCACAGCCTCGCCGATCACCCGAACTGGCTGTTCCCGCTGTATGCGCTGACCGGTTTCTTGGTCGGCACCATCGGCGCGGTGCCGTACGTGATGGTCAAGGCGTTCCCGCCGGTGGTGCGCTTCAGCGGCCTGTCCTTCTCTTATAACGTCGCTTACGCAATCTTCGGTGGCCTGACCCCGATGGTGGTCAGCTTGCTGCTTAAAGAAAGCGCGATGGGCCCCGCCTATTACGTGGCGGTGCTGTGCGGGATGGGGATCCTGGTCGGCGCGTGGCTGTGGAGCAAGGGCCGCTAA